Proteins encoded together in one Labilibaculum sp. DW002 window:
- the tuf gene encoding elongation factor Tu — protein MAKEHFDRSKPHVNIGTIGHVDHGKTTLTAAITTVLANRGLSEVASFDSIDNAPEEKERGITINTAHVEYQTANRHYAHVDCPGHADYVKNMVTGAAQMDGAILVCAATDGPMPQTREHILLARQVNVPKIVVFLNKVDMVDDEEMLELVEMEVRELLDFYEFDGDNTPIIAGSALGGLNGEPEWEEKIMELMEAVDTWIPLPPRDVDKAFLMPVEDVFSITGRGTVATGRIETGIVKTGEELQIIGLGAEGMKTVCTGVEMFRKILDEGQAGDNVGILLRGIDKAAIKRGMVICHPNTIKPHTKIKAEVYVLKKEEGGRHTPFHNKYRPQFYIRTLDVTGEITLPEGVEMVMPGDNVTINVELITPVACDLGLRFAIREGGRTVGAGQITEIVE, from the coding sequence ATGGCTAAAGAACATTTTGATAGGTCAAAACCACACGTAAATATTGGTACTATCGGTCACGTTGACCACGGTAAAACTACCTTAACTGCTGCTATTACAACTGTATTGGCAAATAGAGGTCTTTCTGAGGTTGCATCTTTCGATTCTATCGATAATGCTCCAGAGGAAAAAGAGAGAGGTATTACTATTAATACTGCTCACGTAGAATATCAAACAGCTAATCGTCACTATGCGCACGTTGACTGTCCAGGTCACGCGGATTACGTGAAGAATATGGTAACTGGTGCTGCTCAGATGGACGGTGCTATTCTTGTTTGTGCTGCTACTGATGGTCCTATGCCACAAACTCGCGAGCATATCCTATTGGCTCGTCAGGTAAACGTTCCTAAAATCGTTGTTTTCTTGAATAAAGTTGACATGGTTGATGATGAGGAAATGCTTGAGCTAGTTGAAATGGAAGTTCGTGAACTTTTAGATTTCTACGAGTTTGATGGTGATAACACTCCTATCATTGCTGGATCTGCTCTAGGTGGATTGAACGGTGAGCCTGAGTGGGAAGAGAAGATCATGGAGCTTATGGAAGCTGTTGATACTTGGATTCCACTTCCTCCACGTGATGTAGATAAGGCGTTTTTGATGCCAGTTGAGGATGTATTCTCTATTACTGGTCGTGGTACTGTTGCTACAGGTCGTATCGAAACTGGTATTGTAAAAACTGGTGAGGAGCTTCAGATTATCGGTCTTGGTGCTGAAGGAATGAAGACTGTTTGTACTGGTGTTGAGATGTTTCGTAAGATTCTTGACGAAGGTCAAGCTGGTGATAACGTAGGTATCTTGCTAAGAGGTATTGATAAAGCTGCTATCAAACGTGGTATGGTTATCTGTCACCCTAACACTATCAAGCCTCATACTAAGATTAAAGCTGAGGTTTATGTATTGAAAAAAGAAGAAGGTGGACGTCACACTCCATTCCATAACAAATACCGTCCTCAGTTCTATATCAGAACTCTTGATGTAACTGGTGAGATTACTCTTCCAGAAGGTGTTGAGATGGTAATGCCAGGTGATAACGTTACTATCAACGTTGAGTTGATTACTCCAGTAGCTTGTGACTTAGGTCTACGTTTCGCTATCCGTGAAGGTGGTAGAACAGTGGGTGCAGGTCAGATTACTGAAATTGTAGAGTAA
- the secE gene encoding preprotein translocase subunit SecE, whose translation MKLVNYIKDVYNELTQKVSWPSWSELQSSAIVVMIASAIIATAISVMDLGFKSLMDTVYSMFY comes from the coding sequence ATGAAATTAGTAAATTATATTAAAGACGTTTATAACGAACTTACACAGAAAGTATCGTGGCCGTCATGGTCTGAACTTCAAAGCAGTGCTATCGTAGTAATGATAGCTTCAGCAATTATTGCAACTGCAATTTCCGTAATGGATTTGGGGTTTAAGAGTTTGATGGACACTGTATATAGTATGTTTTACTAA
- the nusG gene encoding transcription termination/antitermination protein NusG, with protein sequence MAEIEKKWYVLRAVGGKEKKVQEYILSEISNLGLQDYVSQVLIPTEKVFVVRNGKKISKERIFLPGYVLIEAALTGEIPHILRSVTNVIGFLGDTKGGDPSPLRQSEVNRILGKVDELTNKDEEISVPYFVGESVNVTDGPFNGFTGVIEEVNAEKRKLKVMVKIFGRKTPLELSFMQVEKE encoded by the coding sequence ATGGCAGAAATTGAAAAGAAATGGTATGTTCTACGGGCTGTAGGAGGAAAAGAAAAGAAGGTCCAAGAGTATATCTTAAGTGAGATTTCTAATCTTGGTCTTCAGGATTACGTATCACAGGTTCTCATTCCAACCGAGAAAGTGTTTGTGGTGCGCAACGGTAAAAAAATTAGCAAGGAAAGAATTTTCTTACCAGGCTATGTTTTAATCGAAGCTGCATTGACAGGCGAAATTCCTCACATCCTTCGTAGTGTTACGAATGTGATTGGCTTCCTGGGGGATACTAAAGGCGGCGACCCGTCTCCATTGCGACAATCAGAAGTGAATCGTATTTTGGGTAAGGTTGACGAACTTACTAATAAAGATGAGGAAATTAGTGTTCCTTATTTTGTTGGCGAGTCGGTAAATGTGACTGATGGACCATTTAATGGTTTTACTGGTGTGATAGAAGAGGTTAATGCAGAGAAGAGAAAACTGAAAGTTATGGTTAAGATCTTCGGACGTAAGACTCCTCTTGAATTAAGTTTCATGCAAGTAGAAAAAGAATAA
- the rplK gene encoding 50S ribosomal protein L11, with protein sequence MAKEVAGLIKLQIKGGAANPSPPVGPALGAKGVNIMDFCKQFNARTQDMAGKVVPVVITVYNDSSFEFITKTPPVAVQVLEAAKLKSGSAESNRVKVGSITWEQVRAIAEGKMKDLNAFEVESAMSMVAGTARSMGVTISGDSPLNQ encoded by the coding sequence ATGGCTAAAGAAGTAGCAGGATTAATAAAGTTGCAGATCAAAGGTGGTGCTGCAAATCCTTCACCTCCAGTAGGACCAGCATTAGGTGCTAAGGGAGTAAATATTATGGATTTCTGTAAGCAATTCAATGCTAGAACTCAAGATATGGCTGGAAAAGTTGTTCCAGTTGTAATCACTGTTTACAATGATAGTTCTTTTGAATTTATTACAAAAACTCCTCCTGTTGCTGTTCAGGTTTTGGAAGCTGCAAAATTGAAATCAGGTTCTGCGGAATCAAACCGTGTTAAGGTTGGTTCAATTACTTGGGAACAAGTAAGAGCTATCGCAGAAGGAAAGATGAAAGATTTAAATGCTTTTGAAGTTGAAAGCGCTATGAGTATGGTAGCTGGAACAGCAAGAAGTATGGGTGTCACTATTTCAGGTGATAGTCCGCTTAATCAATAA
- the rplA gene encoding 50S ribosomal protein L1 has protein sequence MSITKNRKLALEKVEADKIYTIDEAAALVKEITTTKFDASVDMDVRLGVDPRKANQMVRGVVTLPHGTGKNVRVLVLCTPDKEEEAKAAGADYVGLDEFIAKIKGGWTDIDVIITMPTVMAKVGALGRVLGPRGLMPNPKSGTVTMDIAKAVNEVKAGKIDFKVDKYGIIHSSVAKVSFEADKIKDNAKEFVGIINKLKPSAAKGTYIKSVYLSSTMSVGIQIDPKSLID, from the coding sequence ATGAGTATAACAAAGAATAGAAAGTTAGCTTTAGAAAAAGTCGAGGCAGATAAGATCTATACTATCGACGAAGCAGCAGCATTGGTTAAGGAGATTACTACAACTAAATTTGACGCTTCAGTGGACATGGATGTTCGCTTAGGAGTTGACCCTAGAAAAGCGAATCAAATGGTTCGTGGAGTGGTAACTCTACCTCACGGTACTGGTAAGAATGTTCGTGTTTTAGTACTTTGTACTCCTGATAAGGAAGAAGAAGCTAAAGCTGCAGGCGCTGACTATGTTGGGCTTGACGAATTTATTGCTAAGATCAAAGGAGGATGGACTGATATTGATGTTATCATTACAATGCCAACTGTTATGGCTAAAGTAGGTGCACTAGGACGTGTATTAGGCCCACGTGGTTTAATGCCAAACCCTAAGAGTGGTACTGTAACTATGGACATTGCTAAAGCTGTTAACGAAGTTAAGGCTGGTAAGATTGATTTCAAGGTCGACAAATATGGTATTATTCATTCATCAGTTGCTAAGGTATCTTTTGAAGCAGATAAAATCAAAGATAATGCTAAAGAATTTGTAGGTATTATCAACAAGTTGAAGCCATCTGCAGCAAAAGGGACTTACATCAAGAGTGTATACCTGTCAAGTACAATGAGTGTAGGAATTCAGATTGATCCTAAATCACTTATTGACTAA
- the rplJ gene encoding 50S ribosomal protein L10 yields MKKEDKIQIIDSLTEQINASNHFYLADTSGMDAETTSALRRACFEKDVKLLVVKNTLLRIALEKAEGEFDGLTESLKGATSLMLTETGNVPAKLIKEFRKGHDKPILKAAYVEESIYIGDNELEALCTIKSKEELIGDIIAALQSPIKTVISSLESGKNILAGVVKTLAEKE; encoded by the coding sequence ATGAAAAAGGAAGACAAAATTCAGATTATTGATAGCTTGACAGAACAAATCAACGCATCAAACCATTTTTATCTAGCTGACACTTCAGGAATGGATGCTGAAACAACTTCTGCTTTACGTAGAGCTTGTTTCGAAAAAGATGTTAAGTTGCTTGTTGTGAAGAATACACTTCTTCGAATTGCTTTGGAAAAAGCAGAAGGTGAATTTGACGGTTTAACGGAATCATTAAAAGGTGCTACATCTTTAATGTTAACAGAAACTGGAAATGTACCTGCAAAGCTTATCAAAGAGTTCCGTAAGGGACATGATAAACCTATCCTGAAGGCGGCCTACGTTGAAGAGTCGATTTATATTGGAGACAATGAGTTGGAAGCTCTTTGTACTATCAAGTCTAAGGAAGAACTTATTGGTGATATTATTGCAGCATTGCAATCTCCAATCAAGACTGTTATTTCTTCGTTGGAATCAGGAAAGAACATTCTAGCTGGTGTTGTTAAGACACTTGCAGAAAAAGAGTAA
- the rplL gene encoding 50S ribosomal protein L7/L12, which translates to MADLNKFAEELVNLTVKEVSELATILKEEYGIEPAAAAVVVAGGGAEGGAAEQTEFDVILKAAGGSKLAVVKLVKELTGLGLKDAKAAVDAAPAPLKEKVSKEEAEALKAQLEEAGAEVELK; encoded by the coding sequence ATGGCAGATTTAAATAAGTTTGCAGAAGAATTAGTTAATTTGACTGTTAAGGAAGTAAGTGAATTAGCTACAATCTTAAAAGAGGAGTACGGAATTGAGCCAGCTGCAGCAGCAGTTGTAGTTGCTGGTGGTGGTGCTGAAGGTGGTGCTGCTGAGCAGACTGAATTCGACGTAATTCTTAAAGCAGCAGGTGGATCTAAGCTAGCTGTTGTAAAATTGGTTAAGGAATTAACTGGTCTTGGACTTAAGGATGCTAAGGCTGCAGTTGACGCTGCACCAGCTCCATTGAAAGAGAAAGTTTCTAAAGAAGAAGCTGAAGCATTAAAAGCACAATTAGAAGAAGCTGGAGCTGAAGTTGAACTTAAATAG
- the rpoB gene encoding DNA-directed RNA polymerase subunit beta, translating to MSSNTISQRISFASNKDQFLYPDFLEVQLKSFQDFFQLETISEKRKSEGLFKVFSENFPITDTRNNFVLEFLDYFVDPPRYSIEECIERGLSYSVPLKAKLKLYCTDPEHEDFDTVIQDVYLGTVPYMTEKGTFVINGAERVVVSQLHRSPGVFFGQSLHTNGTKLYSARIIPFKGSWIEFATDINNVMYAYIDRKKKLPVTTLLRSIGFESDKEILEIFDLADEIKVSKTGLKKVVGRKLAARVLKSWIEDFVDEDTGEVVSIERNEVIIDRETIIEPEHIEEILESGAKTILLHKEQQNLADYAIIYNTLQKDPCNSEKEAVLHIYRQLRNSEPPDEATARDVIDKLFFSDKRYDLGDVGRYRINKKLGLNTDGDTKVLTKEDIIEIIKYLIKLLNARTDVDDIDHLSNRRVRTVGEQLYSQFGVGLARMARTIRERMNVRDNEVFTPIDLINSKTLSSVINSFFGTNALSQFMDQTNPLAEVTHKRRMSALGPGGLSRERAGFEVRDVHYTHYGRLCPIETPEGPNIGLISSLCVFAKINDLGFIETPYRKVVDGKVDLSHEGVGYLSAEEEEGLTIAQANAPLNEDGSFVNAKAKSRKDGDFPFEEIENLDLMDVAPNQIASMAASLIPFLEHDDANRALMGSNMMRQAVPVIKPESPVVGTGLEATVAKDSRTQIVAERNGVVEFVDATKIVIAYERSENEAFVSFESNVVTYNLPKYQKTNQGTTIDLKPIVAKGDKLVKGQILTDGYGTQTGELALGRNLKVAFMPWKGYNYEDAIVISERIVKDDVFTSIHVDEYTLEVRDTKRGMEELTSDIPNVSEEATRNLDENGLIRIGANVEPGDILIGKITPKGESDPSPEEKLLRAIFGDKAGDVKDASLKASPSLRGVVIEKKLFSRAVRDRKSKQSDKPLLQKLDEELEQRIHELKNRLIDKLFILVNGKTSQGVKDYLSVDLIPKGVKFTQKLLMEINYLQVDPNKWTTDKEKNETIKTLLHNYVIKYKELDSASKRKKYNVTIGDEMPVGIIQMAKVYVAKKRKLQIGDKMAGRHGNKGIVSRVVRQEDMPFLEDGTTVDICLNPLGVPSRMNLGQVFETVLGWAGIELGLKFATPIFDGASLDEITAYTDKAGVPAFGKAYLHDGGTGVRFDQPATVGVIYMLKLGHMVDDKMHARSIGPYSLITQQPLGGKAQFGGQRFGEMEVWALEAFGAAHILQEILTIKSDDVMGRAKAYEAIVKGEPMPAPGIPESLNVLLHELRGLGLSVKLV from the coding sequence ATGTCTTCAAATACTATTAGTCAAAGAATTAGTTTTGCTTCGAATAAAGATCAGTTTTTATATCCTGACTTTTTGGAAGTACAATTAAAATCTTTTCAAGACTTTTTTCAGTTGGAAACAATTTCTGAAAAAAGAAAGAGCGAAGGATTATTTAAGGTATTTAGTGAGAATTTCCCAATTACAGATACGAGAAACAATTTCGTATTGGAATTTCTTGACTATTTTGTTGATCCACCACGTTACTCTATCGAAGAGTGTATTGAACGAGGCCTTAGTTATAGTGTGCCCCTTAAAGCCAAACTAAAGCTATATTGTACAGATCCTGAGCATGAGGATTTTGATACAGTTATTCAAGATGTATATCTTGGAACAGTTCCTTACATGACCGAAAAAGGTACATTTGTTATCAATGGTGCAGAACGTGTTGTTGTTTCTCAGCTTCACCGTTCACCAGGTGTATTCTTCGGACAAAGTTTACATACCAACGGAACTAAGTTATATTCCGCTCGTATTATTCCTTTCAAAGGATCATGGATCGAGTTTGCTACTGACATTAATAATGTCATGTATGCTTATATCGACCGTAAGAAAAAGCTTCCTGTTACCACTCTGTTAAGATCGATTGGTTTCGAAAGCGATAAAGAAATTCTTGAGATCTTTGATCTCGCTGATGAGATTAAAGTTTCAAAAACCGGACTTAAAAAAGTTGTCGGTCGTAAACTTGCCGCTCGTGTTCTTAAATCTTGGATTGAAGACTTCGTAGATGAGGATACAGGAGAGGTTGTTTCTATCGAACGTAACGAAGTTATCATCGATAGAGAAACTATAATTGAACCAGAACACATAGAAGAAATTCTTGAGTCAGGTGCTAAGACTATCTTATTACACAAGGAGCAGCAAAATCTTGCTGACTATGCGATTATTTATAATACGTTGCAGAAAGACCCTTGTAACTCTGAGAAAGAAGCAGTTCTTCATATCTATCGTCAATTAAGAAACTCTGAGCCACCAGATGAGGCGACAGCTCGTGATGTAATTGATAAGTTGTTCTTCTCTGACAAACGTTACGATTTAGGTGATGTTGGTCGTTACAGAATCAACAAAAAACTTGGTTTAAATACTGATGGTGATACTAAAGTATTGACTAAGGAAGATATTATAGAAATTATCAAGTACCTTATTAAGCTATTGAATGCGCGTACTGATGTGGATGATATTGACCACTTGAGTAACCGTCGTGTTCGTACCGTAGGGGAACAATTATATAGTCAGTTTGGTGTTGGTTTAGCTCGTATGGCGCGTACTATTCGTGAAAGAATGAATGTTCGTGATAACGAGGTATTTACTCCAATTGACTTGATTAACTCGAAGACTTTGTCTTCAGTTATCAATTCATTCTTCGGAACAAATGCTTTATCTCAGTTTATGGATCAAACGAATCCACTTGCCGAGGTAACTCATAAAAGAAGAATGTCAGCTCTTGGACCAGGTGGTCTGTCTCGTGAGAGAGCAGGTTTCGAGGTTCGAGATGTTCACTATACTCACTATGGTCGTTTATGTCCTATTGAAACACCAGAGGGACCAAATATTGGTTTGATCTCTTCTTTATGTGTTTTCGCTAAGATTAATGATCTTGGGTTTATTGAAACACCATACCGTAAGGTTGTGGATGGGAAAGTTGATCTTAGTCACGAAGGTGTAGGTTATTTATCTGCAGAAGAGGAAGAAGGATTGACTATTGCACAAGCAAATGCTCCACTGAATGAAGATGGTTCATTTGTAAATGCAAAAGCAAAATCACGTAAAGATGGTGACTTCCCATTTGAAGAGATTGAGAATTTAGATTTGATGGACGTTGCGCCTAATCAGATTGCTTCTATGGCGGCTTCTTTGATTCCGTTCCTTGAGCATGATGATGCCAACCGTGCTTTGATGGGATCGAATATGATGCGTCAGGCTGTTCCTGTAATCAAACCTGAATCTCCAGTTGTAGGTACTGGTCTTGAGGCAACTGTTGCTAAGGACTCCCGTACTCAGATTGTAGCTGAAAGAAATGGTGTTGTTGAATTTGTTGATGCAACAAAAATTGTAATCGCTTACGAAAGAAGCGAAAATGAAGCATTTGTGAGTTTTGAATCAAATGTTGTCACTTACAATTTACCAAAATATCAAAAAACAAACCAGGGAACTACTATTGACCTTAAGCCTATTGTAGCTAAAGGTGACAAGTTAGTTAAAGGCCAAATCCTGACTGATGGATATGGTACACAAACTGGTGAGTTAGCACTTGGTCGTAACCTTAAGGTGGCATTTATGCCTTGGAAAGGTTATAACTATGAGGATGCGATTGTAATTTCTGAGCGTATTGTTAAGGATGATGTATTTACTTCAATTCACGTTGATGAATATACTCTTGAAGTACGTGACACGAAGCGTGGTATGGAAGAATTAACTTCTGATATTCCTAACGTAAGTGAGGAAGCTACACGTAACCTTGATGAAAATGGTTTGATTCGTATTGGTGCGAATGTAGAACCAGGCGATATCCTTATCGGTAAGATTACTCCTAAAGGAGAATCTGATCCTTCTCCAGAAGAGAAATTGCTTCGTGCAATTTTCGGTGATAAAGCAGGTGATGTAAAAGATGCATCTCTTAAAGCTTCACCTTCACTTCGTGGTGTTGTGATTGAGAAGAAATTATTCTCTCGTGCCGTGCGCGATCGTAAGTCGAAGCAAAGTGATAAGCCATTATTGCAGAAACTTGATGAAGAGCTAGAACAGCGTATTCATGAATTGAAGAATAGGTTAATAGATAAGTTATTCATTTTAGTAAACGGAAAAACTTCACAAGGTGTTAAGGATTATTTGAGTGTTGACTTGATTCCTAAAGGCGTTAAGTTTACTCAGAAATTATTAATGGAGATTAATTACCTTCAGGTTGACCCTAATAAGTGGACTACTGATAAGGAAAAGAATGAAACCATTAAGACCTTACTGCATAATTACGTTATTAAGTACAAAGAACTTGATAGTGCAAGTAAGCGTAAAAAATACAATGTTACTATCGGAGATGAAATGCCAGTAGGTATCATCCAAATGGCTAAGGTTTATGTTGCTAAAAAACGTAAGCTTCAGATTGGTGATAAGATGGCAGGTCGTCACGGTAATAAAGGTATTGTTTCACGTGTTGTTCGTCAGGAAGATATGCCATTCCTTGAGGATGGAACTACTGTTGACATTTGCTTGAACCCACTTGGTGTACCATCTCGTATGAATCTTGGGCAGGTTTTCGAAACCGTTCTTGGATGGGCTGGTATTGAACTAGGGTTGAAGTTTGCGACACCGATTTTCGATGGTGCAAGTCTAGACGAAATTACTGCATATACTGACAAAGCTGGTGTTCCTGCTTTCGGTAAAGCTTACCTTCATGATGGAGGTACTGGTGTAAGATTTGATCAGCCTGCTACGGTTGGTGTTATCTACATGCTGAAACTAGGTCACATGGTTGATGATAAGATGCACGCGCGTTCTATCGGTCCTTATTCTCTGATTACTCAGCAACCACTTGGTGGTAAGGCTCAGTTTGGTGGTCAGCGTTTTGGAGAGATGGAGGTTTGGGCTCTTGAGGCCTTTGGTGCTGCCCATATTCTACAGGAAATCTTGACTATTAAGTCGGATGATGTGATGGGTAGAGCGAAAGCTTATGAAGCTATCGTTAAAGGTGAACCTATGCCAGCTCCAGGTATTCCTGAATCTCTAAACGTGTTATTACACGAATTAAGAGGTCTTGGCTTGAGCGTTAAATTAGTATAA